ATTGGCTACCAAATAATGCGATGATTACTGAGCTTGAAAAGATCCATCAAACAGGTGACATATTACTAGATACTGAGTTCTTGCATCTAGGACATCATGGATCTGAACTTGCTGGTTTCTATGGAGTTAAAGGAGGTCAAATGTACAAATCTGATATTCAAACCAGATGGACTGCAATGCAAACTTTAAATCCACTCTTGCTTCAAGAACTACAAGTTGATTATGTTCTAACTGGACCTCGCACTCAAATTGCAGCAAAACAGAAACCAAGGCTTCTAGACCCACAGCTCTTTGAAGAGATTCTCTCAATTAATAAAGCATCATCCGCTCATCATTTATACAAATTCGTTGGGCAAACTTGGATTAGCTCCCTCACTCAAGATCAAGTCTCAACCTTACATAAAGAATACTTATGGGTAATAGGCTATAGTAAAGGAGATCTTCAATTTGTACCATACAAAATCAAAGGCACTTATGCAACAGCACAAACAAAAGAAGAGCTCAAAGCTACTACCGAAGAGCTTCGAAACACAATCTTAAAAAGTGATAGAGCAATGGCTATTTATACTGTTAGTCAGGCTATGCCTCTTTAAATCACTCGTGCCAGCTCAAAAATATAAGCCACGGTTCTTTTAATGAGCTTGATCCTACCAGACCAAGAGCCGCCCCCCTTGGCTTCGCCGTGCATGCGCTTATTGAAATAAACCGGGATAGTAATGATTTTGCAATTGCGATAAGCATAATAAAGAGCATAAAGATCCAAAGAGAAATCATCAGGCGCGCCTTGCTTAAGGTATTTATTATAGAAGTCACGACTAAATAATTTAGGCTGAGCATTGATTTCTTCAAGTGGAGTTTTCAAAACAATTGAAGCGAGGATTTGCATTCCACAACTAAAAAAAGTCTCTAGTAATTTACGCTCTTTGCGAGCAGCTTTGACAAAAGTATTAATATCGTCAGCATCAAGGTATTTATTATAGGCAGTAATTACATCACTGGGATCAGTTTGCATATCAGCATGAGTCCAAGCCAGAACCTCTCCCTGAGCTTCTTTGAGCCCAGCTAAAATACCATAACCATAGCCATTGTTGACTTTGACTTTGACTAGTTTGATTCCTTGGGCATTTTGTAATTCTTGTGCGAAAACTTGAGCAGAGTCATCAGTAGAGCCGTTATCTACTAGAAGAACCTCAATTCCTTCTACCAATAATTCACTAAATTTCTTGACGATAAGCGGTATATTACCAGCTTCGTTATAGCAAGGAACAACAATTGATAATTTGATACTCATCTTTTGTAAGAATGAAAATCAGCATCAGCAAAAAACTGCTGCCAATATTCAAAACTCCTATAATCATTTGGCGTACCCCAACAGATATAATAATCAATCTCAAAGACACCGACCTTCTTGCCCATGGCAACGAGATTATTAATAGCCTCATCGACATAAAACTCGTTATTAATACGGGTATCAGCTTTGATCATCGCTTCAGCAGCAGCAACAAAAAGACTTCCTTGTTTAAACCAAAAACTACCAACAATCGCATGGTCATTCATCGGATCATCACTAATTGCTTTTTTGACAGAGACAGCAATCACATCAGTGCCATTAGTTTTGATCCAACCATATTGCTGCGGTTTAGCAACCACACATTGATTATTTCTAAAACTAAAAACCAAGGCATCATAGTCTTGCTTCATGCTCTCAAACATCACAGCATCATAAATCATGCCATTGTCACTAGCACCAATCATCAGTTCTTCATCATTATTAATCAAATCCTTTGCCAGCAGGCAAGTAGAAGCCTGTCCCTCAGTGAGCTCTTTGACTTGTACAATTGCGGCTTCTGGATAATGCTGTTTGAGTTTAGTATCAATTTGGTAATCAGTAATATGAAAATCTCTACAAATAAATATCTCGTTACCAGCACCTGGCAAAGCATCCATCGCTTGAACAACCATTGGTTTGCTTAAAACTTCCAATAATGGTTTTGGTGTGGTATATCCTTCTTCAACAAAACGAGAACCAGCACCTGCCATTGGTATCAACTTGTTCGCTGAGCTTTCAATAGCCGGACTCAGGCGAGCGATATTCTCAAAGATCCCAGACCAATAAAGATAGTCACTAAAATCCTCTGGCGTTCCCCACTGACAGAACTGCGGGACCTTGTCATAGACAAGAGTCTTGAGCCCAGCTTCTATCAACAATTCATAAACCATACTGACATAGTATTCACCATTGAGGTCCATTTTTCTATCCATTAATTCTTGAAAGTATTTTTTAACGTAAGAGCCTTTCTTGAAGTAATAGGTTCCAGCCGAATGTTCTGATTCAAACTTATTTGCAGTATAAGAGTATTTTTCCTTGATCTCTAGTAAATATTTATCAGCATCAATCTTGCAGCCAGCATAGAGGTTCTTTTCTGGAATCAAACTAGGATGAAAACCAGTATAGCAAGGGATCGCACCATCACAGCCTGCTTCATTGACAGTCTTCTTGAAATCTGCGTAGTCCCAGTTCATAAAGAAGTCACAGTAATTCACTATCACTTGCTCATCATCATCAATCAAATCAAAGACTTTGGAGACAGCATAAACAGGTCCGAGCTTGTGTCCTTCAATTCCAACAATCTTGGACTTTGGAGCAATGCGCTCAAGCGTTGTTCTCAGCTCCGCAATATCCGCAAGAGCATCTTGACGACAGACAAAAATTATATCTTCTTCGCCAGGAAATAATTTAGTGACATATTCAATAATAGGTATGCCATGCACCTTGATCAAGGGTTTAAGATCTTTGTAACCAGCTTCTACAAAGCGCTTACCTACACCAGTCATTGGCACAATGATTTTCATTGACCAATCACCTTCTTGCGATATTTTTCGCTGTCCATATTGTCAAGATGCTGACTACTTTCTTGAGAGATATAGTTCAAATTCTCAGCCGCGATACTATTAATAATAAAAAACAATGCTATTAATGTCTCTTCAATAGCCAGTGCTTCTTTCTCATTTGTTTTGTAACGAATTGTATTAGATTTAAGATCAATATTGATCTTGTTTTCCAGCTTAGTACTAAAAGCAATATTGTTTTGTAAATAGATACGTTGATCAGGGAAAACCGCTCTTGAGAAGAAATCATAACTAAGTTCACTAGAATACTTTCTCAAGTTCTGTTTCAAGTAGCTTGAATCGCTTAACAAGATAGCGCCATCTTGTTTGAGCTTTGCATCTGGATAGCTTTCTATTTCAAAAGCTTGTTTCAAGTCTTCATTAATCCTGGTATGTAAATCTAGAGCTTCGCGGGCTGAGTCAGCACTAATCACGAGTCCATGATTCTGCAAAAAAAGTATATTTGGTTTAATGCCATGCTCTATCTCAAAGGCTATAACCTCATCACTGATTAACTTAGACAGATGGTAACCAGGAGCCCGGTATTCTATCCATAAGGCATTGTGATCACTATCAACTAGTTCATCGAACAATTGTTTGGCTTGCTTACTACAATTGATCAAATTACTATAAGTAGAATGACAATGAATCACATAAGCGCCTAGCATGGTATGCAAACCAGTTTCCATAGACGCCTTAGCTGAGTTGATAGTATGATTAGAAACAAAATCACCATAGCTCTTGTCATCAGCACTAGTCCCCTGCAAGAAACTAACTATCTCGGGATAAGTAACTACAGCATAAGCAGCATCAGTAGTAACATCACTAAGAATATGCCCAGAGGCTTTAACAGCCATTAATTTGTCATCAAGTTTGACGGAAGTATTGCCACCACCGCCTTGAACATAATCATGATGAGCTCCGATACTTGATGAAATCAATTCAAGCTCTTTGAGTTTATGGAGATATTTTTTCATCTCTAATATACTCGTCATCCCTTTGCCTCTATCTCCATTCTCTTAAAAATACTATAAGTTGCAAATAATTGCAGTAAACCTCGATCATCAGCTTCCCATTCTGGTTCAGCGAGTATGATGTCTTCAAGCTCAGGCAATAAGTCATAAGCAATCTGTTCTATTTTGGCTTGAGCTACCTTACCCTCAAAACGCAAGAACTGCTTTTCTTCTTGGTAGTAGTGTTGTATTTCCAGATCTTGTTGATCAGCAAGTTGATTCAAACAAGCTTCAAAATCAATATCACTATTAAATTCCAAAACCAAAGCTTGCACGGTTTCTGTAGCTTCATAAGATACAACCAAATCAGCATGCTTCTCTTGCACTTCAATAAACATAGAAGAGTCTTCTTTTCGCTCTTCTATTTGCTGCACTACTTTTTCTTCACTGTGCCCGCGCTCTTCTTGATCTCTAGCTACTTTCCACTTCAAGGCAAGCTGCTGCTCTGGTTTCATAAAAACCTTGAAGTCATAGAGCCGGCGCATCGCTGGTAAATAAAACGGATGCAAGCCTTCAAAAATAATTATGCGATTGGCTTGTACTGCTTTAGGTATCGTGAAACGACCGTCAGCATGGTCATAGTGACGGCGTTTAATAGAACCGCCTTCTTTGAGCATCTGAGCGTGCTTAATGTCTTCGTGTAATTTATTTGCTTTGGGGTTGAGGTGTGTATAAATCTTCCACATTGGATCACCGCGTTCATATTTGTGCATATCATCACCACGAATCACCGTTGTATTTTTCTTCGCAAAAACTTTTTCAAGCAAATTAGAGAAAGTAGTTTTGCCAGCACCAGAGTTACCACCGATACCAACCAATAATGGTTTGTTTTTGATCTTATAATTGAGATTGCTTTTAATTCCTTTGGTATAAATCCATAAGCAATTAATGACGATGCTAGTTTGCAAAAGAGTAAAAGCAAGATTGAGCGCAAGCTTGGCGTCCAAACCTTGATCAAGCAAAGCCTGAAACAAGCTTGAGCCATTTGCTCCAAATTGATTTAGCAGCAAGAAATCAGAACCAGGTATAAGGGCAAAATAGCCAAAATAACAGAAATTCAATAACACAAAATTGTAGAGAGGAGCCTCTTGCTGCCGAATGTAGAAGTAAATCAAAAATGGCACTGTCCAGTAATACCAGCCTTGCATCGGTGGAATAAAGACAGTCAGAATCCCAAAACTAAAGCCTAAAAACATCACAAAGATCTCTCGGCTATAAGATTTATAGTTCAAGCTATTGAGAATCAATATCAAATAGATTGCTGGAATAATATAAAAGCTCAAGTCCTGCGGAAAATGAATC
The Cyanobacteriota bacterium genome window above contains:
- a CDS encoding zeta toxin family protein; this translates as MKKIFYDRFGNIKVEGLDSPVFFVGLVVKLILAFFLASNFLSGLFLPFVNFFVDSFPANPYQYFYELGKMDVFPYPALMLWILSLPKLVVSTLLGTSKFSINFDLLLLRIPLLLADLAILMVLLRWLKNQTKQVLYLYWLSPILIYINYMHGQLDVIPIAFLFLSLHLLFKEKFYLSLALLAAALLCKTHIFIVLPFYFFYIWKSRTDCVSKLKYLGAGLLIHIGLFFLINSPYLMSEGFNNIVFHNNQQAKVFSSLIHFPQDLSFYIIPAIYLILILNSLNYKSYSREIFVMFLGFSFGILTVFIPPMQGWYYWTVPFLIYFYIRQQEAPLYNFVLLNFCYFGYFALIPGSDFLLLNQFGANGSSLFQALLDQGLDAKLALNLAFTLLQTSIVINCLWIYTKGIKSNLNYKIKNKPLLVGIGGNSGAGKTTFSNLLEKVFAKKNTTVIRGDDMHKYERGDPMWKIYTHLNPKANKLHEDIKHAQMLKEGGSIKRRHYDHADGRFTIPKAVQANRIIIFEGLHPFYLPAMRRLYDFKVFMKPEQQLALKWKVARDQEERGHSEEKVVQQIEERKEDSSMFIEVQEKHADLVVSYEATETVQALVLEFNSDIDFEACLNQLADQQDLEIQHYYQEEKQFLRFEGKVAQAKIEQIAYDLLPELEDIILAEPEWEADDRGLLQLFATYSIFKRMEIEAKG
- a CDS encoding glycosyltransferase family 2 protein produces the protein MSIKLSIVVPCYNEAGNIPLIVKKFSELLVEGIEVLLVDNGSTDDSAQVFAQELQNAQGIKLVKVKVNNGYGYGILAGLKEAQGEVLAWTHADMQTDPSDVITAYNKYLDADDINTFVKAARKERKLLETFFSCGMQILASIVLKTPLEEINAQPKLFSRDFYNKYLKQGAPDDFSLDLYALYYAYRNCKIITIPVYFNKRMHGEAKGGGSWSGRIKLIKRTVAYIFELARVI
- a CDS encoding sugar phosphate nucleotidyltransferase; amino-acid sequence: MKIIVPMTGVGKRFVEAGYKDLKPLIKVHGIPIIEYVTKLFPGEEDIIFVCRQDALADIAELRTTLERIAPKSKIVGIEGHKLGPVYAVSKVFDLIDDDEQVIVNYCDFFMNWDYADFKKTVNEAGCDGAIPCYTGFHPSLIPEKNLYAGCKIDADKYLLEIKEKYSYTANKFESEHSAGTYYFKKGSYVKKYFQELMDRKMDLNGEYYVSMVYELLIEAGLKTLVYDKVPQFCQWGTPEDFSDYLYWSGIFENIARLSPAIESSANKLIPMAGAGSRFVEEGYTTPKPLLEVLSKPMVVQAMDALPGAGNEIFICRDFHITDYQIDTKLKQHYPEAAIVQVKELTEGQASTCLLAKDLINNDEELMIGASDNGMIYDAVMFESMKQDYDALVFSFRNNQCVVAKPQQYGWIKTNGTDVIAVSVKKAISDDPMNDHAIVGSFWFKQGSLFVAAAEAMIKADTRINNEFYVDEAINNLVAMGKKVGVFEIDYYICWGTPNDYRSFEYWQQFFADADFHSYKR
- a CDS encoding class II aldolase/adducin family protein, producing MTSILEMKKYLHKLKELELISSSIGAHHDYVQGGGGNTSVKLDDKLMAVKASGHILSDVTTDAAYAVVTYPEIVSFLQGTSADDKSYGDFVSNHTINSAKASMETGLHTMLGAYVIHCHSTYSNLINCSKQAKQLFDELVDSDHNALWIEYRAPGYHLSKLISDEVIAFEIEHGIKPNILFLQNHGLVISADSAREALDLHTRINEDLKQAFEIESYPDAKLKQDGAILLSDSSYLKQNLRKYSSELSYDFFSRAVFPDQRIYLQNNIAFSTKLENKINIDLKSNTIRYKTNEKEALAIEETLIALFFIINSIAAENLNYISQESSQHLDNMDSEKYRKKVIGQ